A stretch of Lysinibacillus agricola DNA encodes these proteins:
- a CDS encoding phage baseplate assembly protein V, whose translation MTKSTFFEISCPFLYKRLNIPSLSGTAIEGKVLEVKKDQVRLHLSIDEAQKKEEATWFSLATPYTAEGHSGFYSPPEEGDSVHLAFPTHREEAAVVRHSVRKGGDSNPKTADSKTSYWGTPKGKDIKLGPQSVTFTAKEGAVFLKLDQGSGVEVHSKQSLTLKANDITFAGKSISMSATESMRLTCGSSSLVFDGITDIQGQIVTMEGSNKAPVTVSNTSGEGADLLDLTFFYAILIIQVTCRHPLKTIHQFL comes from the coding sequence GTGACAAAGTCGACATTTTTTGAAATAAGTTGTCCCTTCCTATATAAAAGACTAAACATTCCTTCCCTGTCAGGCACAGCGATTGAGGGTAAGGTATTAGAGGTCAAAAAGGATCAAGTACGCTTGCACCTATCCATTGATGAGGCACAAAAAAAGGAAGAAGCCACATGGTTCTCACTTGCTACGCCTTATACAGCAGAAGGACATAGCGGCTTTTACAGCCCGCCAGAAGAAGGCGATAGCGTTCATCTTGCCTTCCCGACACACCGTGAGGAAGCAGCCGTTGTCCGCCACAGTGTAAGAAAGGGCGGCGACTCTAACCCAAAAACAGCCGATTCCAAAACGTCCTACTGGGGCACACCAAAAGGCAAGGACATCAAGCTAGGCCCGCAATCGGTGACGTTTACCGCAAAGGAAGGCGCCGTTTTCCTAAAGCTGGATCAGGGCAGCGGAGTAGAAGTACATAGTAAGCAATCACTTACACTAAAAGCCAATGATATCACCTTTGCAGGTAAAAGCATCTCCATGAGCGCAACAGAATCCATGCGCTTAACATGTGGGTCCAGCAGTCTCGTTTTTGATGGAATCACCGATATTCAAGGGCAGATTGTGACAATGGAAGGTTCGAACAAAGCACCTGTGACTGTGTCTAATACATCGGGAGAAGGCGCTGACCTTCTTGATTTGACATTTTTTTATGCAATTCTAATTATCCAGGTAACGTGTCGTCACCCTTTGAAAACGATTCATCAATTCCTTTAA
- a CDS encoding SMI1/KNR4 family protein has product MKKLIGNNKLPEAYIEFLEVMGGGTEHTFLRGESCFIDELLELNEWGAELLEENNVQLSLTPNDFVFWMSQGCMFCFFKLDEGEDPAVYFYSEGKKKDVFIRLQILLQNFYSVGILKISIFFKKGIKRLF; this is encoded by the coding sequence GTGAAAAAATTGATAGGAAATAATAAACTTCCTGAAGCATACATTGAGTTTCTTGAAGTAATGGGTGGAGGAACAGAGCATACTTTTTTACGAGGTGAGTCATGTTTTATTGACGAGTTATTGGAGTTAAACGAATGGGGAGCAGAATTATTAGAAGAAAATAACGTGCAGTTGAGCCTTACTCCTAACGACTTTGTATTTTGGATGAGTCAAGGGTGTATGTTTTGTTTCTTTAAATTAGATGAGGGTGAAGATCCTGCAGTCTATTTTTATTCTGAAGGCAAAAAGAAAGATGTTTTTATAAGATTACAGATACTTTTACAGAATTTTTACAGCGTAGGTATATTAAAGATAAGTATATTTTTTAAAAAAGGGATTAAAAGGTTATTTTAA
- a CDS encoding SMI1/KNR4 family protein produces the protein MTRDEIANLLDSILDKELGDLDIPSFSDWEKIEKKFGCQLPMEFRFFIELMTEYSFPGDILNVSNGKTNGNDTIEFTYDYEMNFGGWKKELIPFYSVGNGDYFCLLSNECPNTGVYYYSHEENNIEKDAGNFEKWLNQLPAFLS, from the coding sequence GTGACAAGAGATGAGATTGCAAATTTATTAGATAGCATTTTAGATAAAGAATTAGGGGATTTAGATATTCCTTCCTTTAGTGATTGGGAAAAGATAGAGAAAAAGTTCGGGTGTCAACTACCAATGGAATTTAGATTTTTTATTGAATTAATGACTGAATATTCCTTTCCAGGGGACATTTTAAATGTTTCCAATGGTAAAACAAATGGCAATGACACTATTGAATTTACCTATGACTATGAAATGAATTTTGGTGGGTGGAAGAAGGAATTAATTCCATTTTATAGTGTAGGTAATGGAGACTACTTTTGTCTTCTCTCAAATGAATGCCCCAATACAGGAGTCTATTATTATTCACATGAAGAAAATAATATCGAAAAGGATGCTGGTAACTTTGAAAAATGGTTAAATCAATTGCCAGCTTTTTTGAGCTAA
- a CDS encoding PoNi-like cognate immunity protein — translation MRDHLCIEEKCREDIEYNKKFIDKNIGDIKGLEEDRKNGIQRNPYDNKSIIEAKYLRNCIYETEKIIAKYSLGEKINTMVEDFENAITYLENKGEREVGYINLLWMISLGILLDTDKKNIVRLAKQVEKENINDSVIEYLLCASDIGYTKITNVYFKENPYAKTREIIELAQTDKKEASKRLQKYMEKEWFKGHYDYEWKNAHKEPGYVGFWSFETAALAKILELDDTSLINNNHYPYELAHYKNSMKFKPISLSQYSNEQEIEEIDEIIEGIENNPLLEKIIPTRWHAFVNELIHDYEVMDDSSFYEKYKKLIGLDQIWFLSQEYEQENEQKILLGSLIIFAMTEKGYILQLDYKEDVEEYYSGMENYWNEARTKLIQFILNNDQNYYALVPMSTNVGEMYEVNVKDVK, via the coding sequence ATGAGAGATCATCTATGTATTGAAGAAAAATGTAGAGAAGATATAGAATACAATAAAAAGTTTATCGACAAGAATATAGGGGATATTAAAGGTTTGGAAGAAGATAGGAAAAATGGTATCCAAAGAAATCCTTATGATAATAAAAGTATTATAGAAGCAAAATATTTAAGGAATTGTATATATGAGACAGAGAAAATAATTGCAAAATATTCCTTAGGTGAAAAAATTAATACAATGGTAGAAGATTTTGAGAATGCCATTACTTATTTAGAGAATAAAGGAGAAAGAGAAGTTGGATATATAAATCTACTTTGGATGATATCTTTAGGGATTTTATTAGACACTGATAAAAAGAATATTGTAAGATTAGCCAAGCAGGTTGAGAAAGAAAACATTAATGATTCTGTGATTGAATATTTATTATGTGCTAGTGATATTGGGTACACAAAAATCACCAATGTTTATTTTAAAGAAAATCCATATGCAAAAACAAGGGAAATTATAGAACTTGCGCAAACAGATAAGAAAGAAGCATCTAAGAGATTGCAAAAGTATATGGAGAAAGAATGGTTTAAAGGCCATTATGATTATGAATGGAAAAATGCCCATAAAGAACCTGGATATGTAGGGTTTTGGAGCTTTGAAACAGCCGCATTAGCAAAGATACTAGAACTCGATGATACAAGCCTAATAAATAATAATCACTATCCATATGAACTGGCGCATTACAAAAATTCAATGAAATTCAAACCAATCTCCCTAAGTCAATACAGCAATGAGCAAGAGATTGAAGAGATAGATGAAATAATAGAAGGAATTGAAAATAACCCTTTATTGGAAAAGATAATTCCAACAAGATGGCACGCATTTGTCAATGAATTGATACATGATTATGAGGTTATGGATGATAGTAGTTTTTATGAAAAATACAAAAAACTTATAGGGTTAGATCAAATCTGGTTTTTATCACAAGAATACGAACAAGAAAATGAGCAAAAAATTCTCTTAGGAAGTTTAATTATTTTTGCAATGACAGAAAAAGGATATATACTGCAATTGGATTATAAAGAAGATGTGGAAGAATACTATTCAGGGATGGAAAATTACTGGAATGAAGCAAGAACAAAGCTGATCCAATTTATATTAAATAATGATCAAAATTATTATGCATTGGTGCCGATGAGTACAAATGTTGGAGAGATGTATGAAGTTAATGTTAAAGATGTAAAGTAA
- a CDS encoding pre-toxin TG domain-containing protein, whose product MAKKGKGFFGALGSALGSIPVVGKVKKAAKKKIKKAKKKLKKALKKAKKKLKKKIGKVLTKARKLKNNLSKSKLVKRFKKAVKKAVKKAKKYVKKVVKTVKKAAKTAVKAVKKAAKTTVKAVKTTAKTTVNVAKSAATTTVKVAKSATKKAAVVVKSVSISQAISTVADFIPVVGNAKAVFETTFGFDPFTKEKLSAVDRGISAAGILGGGFAKAAGKGGKATLNLFSNSKNATNQPKLLERIR is encoded by the coding sequence ATGGCGAAGAAGGGTAAAGGATTCTTCGGAGCACTAGGTAGTGCTTTAGGCAGTATTCCTGTTGTAGGGAAAGTTAAAAAAGCGGCTAAAAAGAAAATCAAAAAGGCCAAAAAGAAACTAAAGAAAGCCTTAAAAAAAGCAAAGAAAAAGCTTAAGAAAAAGATAGGCAAGGTCTTGACAAAAGCCAGGAAGCTAAAAAATAATTTATCCAAGAGCAAACTGGTCAAGAGGTTTAAAAAGGCTGTAAAAAAAGCAGTTAAAAAGGCCAAGAAGTATGTTAAAAAAGTTGTAAAGACAGTTAAAAAGGCAGCGAAAACAGCCGTAAAGGCAGTTAAAAAGGCAGCAAAAACAACTGTTAAGGCGGTTAAAACCACAGCAAAAACAACTGTTAATGTGGCTAAAAGCGCAGCAACGACTACTGTTAAGGTGGCTAAAAGTGCGACAAAGAAAGCGGCAGTAGTTGTTAAATCGGTTAGCATCAGCCAAGCAATATCAACCGTAGCTGATTTCATTCCAGTCGTTGGTAATGCCAAAGCCGTTTTTGAAACGACCTTTGGATTTGATCCGTTTACAAAGGAAAAATTGAGTGCGGTGGATCGAGGGATATCAGCGGCAGGTATCTTAGGTGGTGGATTTGCCAAAGCGGCTGGAAAAGGTGGCAAGGCTACATTAAATCTCTTCTCCAACAGCAAAAACGCAACGAACCAGCCGAAACTGCTGGAAAGAATAAGATAA
- a CDS encoding transposase, producing the protein MPQQRRRRYLGEAKKQHKSRFIDRCLARKPEELTEEERGFVREWLREDFHTKHIYQALNHMRYVLKATTDTQATKRLKNWLERYQFHTSGVVSKIAKTVIVREKAMVDTIYSPFSNGIMEGTNNKIKLIKRRGFGYRNDAHLFLRLRLETGH; encoded by the coding sequence ATGCCCCAGCAGCGCAGACGACGTTACTTAGGTGAAGCAAAAAAGCAGCACAAATCCCGATTTATCGACCGCTGTTTAGCGCGAAAACCGGAAGAGTTAACAGAGGAAGAACGTGGTTTTGTGCGTGAATGGCTACGGGAAGATTTTCATACAAAGCATATCTATCAAGCATTGAATCACATGCGTTATGTGTTAAAAGCTACAACGGATACACAAGCAACAAAGCGCTTAAAAAACTGGCTCGAACGCTATCAATTTCACACAAGTGGTGTAGTTTCAAAGATAGCTAAAACCGTGATTGTTCGTGAGAAAGCAATGGTAGATACCATATACTCACCTTTCTCAAACGGCATTATGGAAGGCACAAATAATAAAATTAAGCTCATCAAAAGACGTGGTTTTGGCTACCGAAATGATGCCCATCTTTTCCTCCGTTTACGTTTGGAAACAGGTCATTGA
- a CDS encoding transposase encodes MYSKFIKLILPLPSFFEIALPSKEEPNIFHVDIAPQSIACPNCQGRTVCHDRALRRFRHGYAWHIGVLWIELFVPRQRCKNYGFTFTFDYGLGLVHSSTESFRREITKRCHGRSIADVARDYALPYTTVERWFYTYAPEQLVEESAKHICVDEFALRKGHNYATSVLNAETGRILAIVPHRDQEAIESVLKKVVGSIQTVVSDFAAAMAGAIQAVYPTAIHVLDRFHLIQFFTDAPAAQTTLLR; translated from the coding sequence TTGTACTCTAAGTTTATCAAATTAATTCTACCGTTGCCATCCTTTTTTGAAATCGCTCTGCCATCTAAGGAGGAGCCAAATATTTTTCACGTGGATATTGCGCCACAATCAATAGCTTGTCCAAATTGCCAAGGTCGGACTGTTTGTCATGATCGTGCCCTACGCCGTTTTCGGCATGGCTATGCCTGGCATATTGGCGTGCTTTGGATTGAATTATTTGTGCCTCGCCAACGCTGTAAAAATTATGGATTTACGTTCACATTTGACTATGGATTAGGGCTTGTTCATTCCTCGACGGAATCGTTTCGTCGTGAAATTACGAAGCGTTGTCATGGTCGCTCAATTGCGGATGTCGCACGTGACTATGCACTTCCGTATACAACGGTTGAACGCTGGTTTTATACGTATGCACCCGAACAATTAGTCGAAGAAAGTGCGAAACATATTTGTGTCGATGAATTCGCTTTACGCAAAGGGCACAACTATGCGACGAGTGTCTTAAACGCTGAAACAGGACGCATTTTGGCGATTGTTCCTCACCGAGATCAAGAAGCAATTGAATCGGTTTTAAAGAAAGTGGTAGGGTCGATTCAAACCGTGGTCAGTGATTTCGCAGCGGCCATGGCAGGTGCGATTCAAGCCGTTTACCCAACAGCTATTCATGTATTGGATCGCTTTCATTTGATTCAATTTTTCACCGATGCCCCAGCAGCGCAGACGACGTTACTTAGGTGA
- a CDS encoding DUF2247 family protein, with protein sequence MYKIEIIKKNGFNCNWTTLFIGRQFKLISSLEVTNYAVEYLENNPNVNNGFILELAWEQVEDKVDDLLEKIISDSSPEGMTKEYHKWLYSIIKEVYNNSSAENVFQEIENIFFMFNTPQNMYDFFRKVSDAFYYPSDSKHTIKELIEEFLNAEKQLIIK encoded by the coding sequence TTGTATAAAATTGAAATAATCAAGAAAAATGGATTTAATTGTAACTGGACTACATTGTTTATTGGTAGACAGTTTAAATTAATTTCTTCCTTAGAAGTAACAAATTACGCTGTTGAATATCTAGAGAATAATCCTAATGTTAATAATGGGTTCATACTTGAATTGGCGTGGGAACAAGTAGAAGATAAAGTAGATGATTTACTTGAAAAAATAATCTCTGACAGTTCTCCGGAAGGCATGACTAAAGAGTATCATAAGTGGTTATATAGCATTATTAAAGAAGTATATAATAACTCTTCTGCTGAAAATGTCTTTCAAGAAATTGAAAATATTTTTTTTATGTTTAATACGCCCCAAAATATGTATGATTTTTTTAGAAAAGTATCGGATGCATTTTATTATCCTTCTGATTCTAAACATACAATTAAAGAACTTATTGAGGAGTTTTTGAATGCTGAGAAGCAACTGATTATAAAATAA
- a CDS encoding IS110 family transposase, whose product MKRDKHIYIGLDLHKFQHTAVIVDCWFEKLGEMTFQNKPSIFPSLLEYVNRFLTEGLTPVFGLEDVGGYGRDLALFIIEQGYIVKFVNSSLSNSERNSYAMTQKNDSWDAQCVADVLIRKLPYLPDATPSDIHWIIAQLVGRRNALVKAQTALKNQLHMQLNYYYPSYKEFFSEVDGKTALAFWESYPSPSHLEGETVEDLRTFLLEASNNACSTRKAEQIMSLVLADGEVKREYQTSRDFIIQSIVRDIRFKKQEIKKVDKELKVTIQKLGMQLETMPGIDTVTSSAFIAEIGDIHRFATSDKLARYAGIAPIKMGSGGKETMKKTKQGNRKLYDIFYNLAVQQVQVSKGSKIQHQETRDFLVKSIVRDISFKKQEMRYVERELKGLMSLLDFQLDTMPGIDLVTASALIAEIGDVRRFPNANKLARFAGIAPVYFGSGGKGREQKSKQGNRALHALFYNLAVQQVQVAKGSKLPRNPVFHA is encoded by the coding sequence ATGAAACGAGATAAGCATATTTATATAGGGCTAGATTTACACAAGTTCCAACATACAGCGGTAATAGTGGATTGTTGGTTTGAAAAGCTAGGAGAAATGACCTTTCAAAATAAACCATCCATTTTTCCAAGTTTACTAGAATATGTGAACAGATTTCTTACAGAAGGTTTGACCCCTGTATTTGGATTAGAAGATGTGGGCGGTTACGGAAGGGATTTAGCGTTATTCATAATAGAACAGGGCTATATCGTTAAGTTTGTCAATTCCTCTTTATCCAATTCAGAACGAAACAGCTATGCGATGACACAAAAGAATGATAGTTGGGATGCTCAATGTGTCGCAGATGTGTTAATTCGTAAGTTACCATATTTACCTGACGCTACACCATCGGATATTCATTGGATAATCGCTCAACTTGTAGGCAGAAGAAACGCCTTAGTAAAAGCACAAACAGCTTTGAAGAACCAATTGCATATGCAATTAAACTATTATTATCCAAGTTACAAGGAGTTCTTTTCAGAAGTAGATGGGAAAACAGCTTTAGCCTTTTGGGAAAGCTATCCTTCACCATCTCATTTGGAGGGGGAAACAGTAGAGGACTTAAGAACATTCTTACTAGAAGCGAGTAACAATGCTTGTTCCACTAGAAAGGCAGAGCAAATAATGTCACTCGTTCTAGCTGATGGAGAGGTAAAGCGTGAATACCAAACATCAAGAGACTTTATCATTCAAAGTATTGTTCGAGATATTCGCTTTAAGAAACAGGAAATCAAGAAGGTAGATAAAGAGTTAAAGGTTACCATTCAGAAGTTAGGTATGCAGCTTGAAACCATGCCAGGGATTGATACGGTTACTTCATCCGCTTTTATAGCAGAAATCGGTGACATTCATCGGTTCGCAACCTCTGATAAACTCGCAAGATATGCAGGAATAGCACCTATTAAAATGGGTTCGGGCGGTAAGGAAACGATGAAGAAAACAAAACAAGGAAATCGAAAGCTATATGATATCTTTTACAACTTAGCTGTCCAACAAGTCCAAGTTAGTAAAGGTAGTAAAATACAACACCAAGAAACACGAGACTTTCTAGTAAAGAGCATCGTCCGAGACATTTCATTTAAGAAGCAGGAAATGCGCTATGTGGAACGAGAATTAAAAGGGTTAATGAGTTTACTAGACTTTCAATTAGACACAATGCCAGGCATAGATCTCGTTACAGCTTCGGCTCTAATTGCAGAAATAGGCGATGTACGCCGTTTTCCGAATGCCAACAAATTAGCACGATTCGCGGGCATTGCTCCTGTTTACTTTGGCTCTGGTGGGAAAGGAAGGGAACAAAAAAGCAAGCAGGGAAATCGGGCGTTACACGCTTTATTTTACAACTTAGCCGTACAGCAAGTACAAGTGGCAAAAGGAAGTAAGCTGCCAAGGAATCCAGTATTCCATGCATAA
- a CDS encoding recombinase family protein, whose protein sequence is MKVIGYIRVSTQGQARDGYSLSYQEDEIKAYCQAQGDTLLHLFKDEGISGAKVDEEALEVDRLGFQEMLEYLSHHEVDYVVTLNTSRLWRSDIVKVLVHREMKKYGVDIRSIEQPQYSIHKKDPSDFLINGLMELLDQYQRLEISLKLGRGRNKKAQQGGYAGGNVALGYKVKKGQKRLVVDVGQALTIQRVFDLKEQYPSWSLTQLAEQLNDDGHRTKQGKLFTKVQIKRILDRKAFYSGLYRYGDITANGKHQAIL, encoded by the coding sequence ATGAAAGTAATCGGATATATTCGCGTATCGACACAAGGACAAGCAAGGGATGGATATAGCCTTTCTTACCAAGAAGATGAAATCAAAGCATATTGTCAGGCTCAAGGAGACACGCTATTGCATTTGTTTAAGGACGAGGGTATTAGTGGGGCTAAAGTTGATGAAGAAGCGTTAGAAGTGGACAGATTAGGTTTTCAGGAGATGTTGGAGTATCTCTCCCACCATGAGGTGGATTATGTTGTGACACTTAATACAAGCCGTTTATGGCGGTCAGACATTGTGAAAGTGTTAGTTCATCGAGAAATGAAAAAGTATGGAGTGGACATTCGGAGTATTGAACAACCGCAATACAGTATCCACAAGAAAGACCCTAGCGATTTTTTAATCAATGGCTTAATGGAGTTATTAGACCAATATCAACGTTTAGAAATCTCTTTAAAGCTAGGGAGAGGGCGAAACAAGAAAGCCCAACAGGGCGGCTATGCAGGAGGAAATGTTGCATTAGGCTATAAAGTGAAGAAAGGTCAGAAAAGACTAGTTGTTGATGTGGGACAAGCACTGACCATTCAAAGAGTGTTTGACTTAAAGGAACAGTATCCTTCATGGTCTTTAACTCAACTAGCGGAACAACTGAATGATGACGGACATCGAACAAAACAAGGAAAGTTATTTACGAAAGTCCAGATCAAACGGATTTTAGATAGAAAAGCCTTTTATAGTGGGTTATACCGCTATGGAGACATAACAGCAAATGGCAAACATCAAGCCATTTTATAA
- a CDS encoding helix-turn-helix domain-containing protein encodes MPISIKLKEILKERDLSQRELARMTGLRPNTISHLCSDNVDRVYLSTLETVCKVLDIDIQELIEVK; translated from the coding sequence ATGCCAATATCAATTAAACTAAAGGAAATCCTTAAAGAACGTGACCTTTCACAACGTGAGTTAGCACGTATGACAGGATTACGTCCAAATACAATAAGCCATCTTTGTTCAGACAATGTGGACAGGGTTTATCTATCAACATTAGAAACAGTATGCAAAGTGTTAGACATCGACATTCAGGAATTAATCGAGGTGAAGTAG
- a CDS encoding YxiG family protein, whose protein sequence is MEERLSDLLNELWAAVIERYEFDILKNTISFELKTIDNGYENKYKMVFEGVTAWYFVENTGEERLNTKANVEEDDYLELTSIDFYVGGIGQIKPSSIEEDWVNQYYSNANFALEIWNALLLVEAKSIVINGNKYTVS, encoded by the coding sequence ATGGAGGAAAGATTATCCGATTTACTCAATGAACTGTGGGCTGCAGTTATTGAAAGATATGAATTTGATATCTTGAAAAATACTATTAGTTTTGAGTTGAAAACAATAGATAATGGCTATGAAAATAAGTATAAAATGGTTTTTGAAGGAGTAACGGCATGGTATTTCGTTGAAAATACTGGTGAAGAAAGGCTTAATACAAAAGCTAATGTTGAGGAAGATGACTATTTAGAATTAACGTCAATTGACTTTTATGTTGGGGGAATAGGACAAATTAAGCCCTCATCAATAGAAGAGGACTGGGTAAATCAATATTATTCTAATGCTAATTTTGCGTTGGAAATATGGAATGCTTTATTATTAGTTGAAGCAAAAAGCATTGTTATAAATGGGAATAAATATACTGTAAGTTAA
- the imm47 gene encoding Imm47 family immunity protein, with translation MGETGNLMNSIWFGEKTTLVKSEIKEKILNSVTEKEVLFNLIELFKTGDFTQKPLLFQLMNQTRNESVLNLCIRMFLAVATHDDLRDSNNLRFLSEVNEETVNTFASAATTSLSLDIIPYLLALLEEWDEISDTAINLRDSIDFIINFEEQIGEDATIDEIGNFYFNYCEEMDTESYYFQQNLAFPGDLAKKLIQRVMIAANNEEPLKMELIPSLLSIWSGEKVPADYNTVINASNYKDFIDYIDRLSSENWEKGQKYFYGYKL, from the coding sequence ATGGGAGAAACGGGAAATCTTATGAATAGTATATGGTTTGGAGAAAAAACAACTTTAGTCAAATCAGAAATTAAAGAAAAAATTTTGAATTCTGTAACAGAAAAGGAAGTTTTATTTAATTTAATTGAATTATTTAAAACAGGTGATTTTACTCAAAAACCATTATTGTTCCAATTAATGAATCAGACTAGAAATGAATCGGTTTTGAATTTATGTATTAGAATGTTCTTAGCTGTTGCAACACATGATGATTTAAGGGATTCAAATAATCTACGTTTTCTTAGTGAGGTAAACGAAGAAACAGTAAACACTTTTGCATCAGCAGCCACAACATCACTTTCTCTTGATATAATTCCATATTTATTGGCTTTACTTGAAGAATGGGATGAAATCAGTGATACAGCTATTAATTTAAGGGATTCTATTGATTTTATTATTAATTTTGAGGAACAAATTGGTGAAGATGCAACTATAGATGAAATTGGAAATTTCTATTTTAATTATTGTGAGGAAATGGATACAGAGAGTTATTATTTTCAACAGAATTTAGCTTTTCCTGGCGACTTAGCTAAAAAGTTAATACAGCGCGTTATGATTGCTGCGAATAATGAGGAGCCATTAAAAATGGAATTAATACCTTCTTTATTATCAATTTGGTCTGGTGAAAAAGTACCTGCGGACTACAATACTGTCATAAATGCGAGCAATTACAAAGATTTTATTGACTATATTGATAGACTTTCAAGTGAAAACTGGGAAAAAGGACAAAAATATTTTTATGGTTATAAGCTTTAA
- a CDS encoding pre-toxin TG domain-containing protein — MIKKIEYSVVSGGIPVVGKVKKALKKKLGKVLTKARKLKNNLSKSKLVKRFKKAVKKAVKKAKKYVKKVVKTVKKAAKTAVKAVKSAAKTTVNVAKSATKKAAVAVSSVNIKQAISTAADFIPGVGNAKAAFETAFGFDPFTLDKLSAMDRGISAAGILGGGYAKAAGKGGKATLNLFSNSKNATNATEAAAKSSKNVASAKSDIPKGTGNNSSGRDVYGPYYDEAKKLHDTKPDWYPNPDESKIVKGKELKEARIDYQTLVRRGELEKGHHKQGLSFGGENVSSNIKKTGESTIRQKEIDELDLDFYHEMGYGKENAKILKIHENEKGIIVFGNNPQHTEVTVFQNKVLKWQKENGKR, encoded by the coding sequence TTGATAAAAAAGATTGAATATTCCGTCGTTTCAGGCGGTATCCCTGTTGTAGGGAAAGTTAAAAAAGCGCTCAAGAAAAAGTTAGGCAAGGTCTTGACAAAAGCCAGGAAGCTAAAAAATAATTTATCCAAGAGCAAACTGGTCAAGAGGTTTAAAAAGGCTGTAAAAAAAGCAGTTAAAAAGGCCAAGAAGTATGTAAAAAAAGTTGTAAAGACAGTTAAAAAGGCAGCGAAAACAGCTGTTAAGGCGGTTAAAAGCGCAGCAAAAACAACTGTTAATGTGGCTAAAAGTGCGACAAAGAAAGCAGCAGTAGCTGTAAGTTCGGTTAATATTAAACAAGCTATATCAACCGCCGCTGATTTCATTCCAGGTGTTGGTAATGCCAAAGCCGCTTTTGAAACGGCCTTTGGATTTGATCCGTTTACACTGGATAAATTGAGTGCGATGGATCGAGGGATATCAGCGGCAGGCATCTTGGGTGGTGGATATGCTAAAGCAGCTGGAAAAGGTGGAAAGGCTACATTAAATCTCTTCTCCAACAGCAAAAACGCGACGAATGCAACCGAAGCAGCTGCTAAATCATCGAAAAATGTGGCATCAGCTAAAAGTGATATTCCTAAGGGTACGGGTAATAATTCTTCAGGTAGGGATGTTTATGGACCTTATTATGATGAGGCGAAAAAATTACACGATACTAAGCCTGATTGGTATCCTAACCCTGATGAATCTAAAATAGTAAAGGGAAAAGAACTAAAGGAAGCAAGAATAGATTATCAAACGTTGGTTAGAAGAGGAGAACTTGAAAAAGGTCATCATAAGCAAGGTTTATCTTTTGGTGGAGAGAATGTAAGTTCAAATATTAAAAAGACAGGAGAATCGACTATTCGTCAAAAAGAAATTGATGAATTAGATTTGGATTTTTATCATGAAATGGGTTATGGTAAAGAAAATGCTAAGATACTAAAAATACATGAGAATGAGAAGGGGATTATTGTATTTGGTAATAATCCTCAACATACTGAAGTTACTGTTTTTCAAAATAAAGTTTTGAAATGGCAAAAAGAAAATGGCAAAAGATAA
- a CDS encoding DUF6572 domain-containing protein, whose translation MSIIETNKIDAMGISKDEEGLILMLADHLDWKNEPEHLTLLQDKINAYLGFIESNQHSDTYPNIVFEYYVIDVRFKYKATENCLKFFEAINTQLREFNIQVVKSED comes from the coding sequence ATGTCTATAATAGAAACAAATAAAATAGATGCTATGGGTATTAGTAAGGACGAGGAAGGCTTGATATTGATGCTTGCAGATCATTTGGATTGGAAAAATGAACCGGAGCATTTAACTCTTTTACAAGATAAAATTAATGCATATTTAGGCTTTATTGAATCAAATCAGCATTCAGATACCTATCCAAATATAGTATTTGAATATTACGTTATTGATGTAAGGTTTAAATATAAAGCAACTGAGAATTGTTTGAAATTTTTCGAGGCGATTAATACACAACTAAGAGAGTTTAATATTCAAGTGGTAAAAAGTGAAGATTAA